A part of Myxococcus landrumus genomic DNA contains:
- a CDS encoding response regulator encodes MSELRHTLLFVDDEADVLDILSRMFQRRYRVLTALSGQAALEVLRREQVDVLVTDQRMPEMTGIELAATARAEGFDVTTLLLTGFTDPDDLIAAINQGQVYRYITKPWDVNDLLITVKNAVEYTQLRRDKERLIRQLHQRVEALFVLYEVSRASANDPASYDNIIDRVLIAVARVLPYDCGAALIAPDESRSATLRLRCHGTVGEQALLGVKESMLGAYRKSSGLLLPEDRVITRVAGTTTQDAAAPAVYPSQLTVNLVAGGRPVGMLSLFSQRADAFTEDDGVLLDVLANQTADAIQSLRSAEEEARHRMERMVESMADGVVLTDEKNDIVVMNPAARRLLRVGDDPTEHTSRMMEERLGFQPFHLVRGWEYSGTQVLREEVKLFDRHVQTTTTPVSDARGTLRGVCVVLRDITDQKRLEERKDEFVSMVSHELRTPLTSISGALDLVLNFMAGDINERQRRYLSLARDSTEKLNTIVDDLLDLSKFAKGRLRMNFEVAYLDELVQRVVEKYGPAFGEKRVLVTPKLPRHPLRVLADPNRLNQVLNNLLNNAVKFTPEGGEVRVELHATSSLPGYVVLSCWNSGDPIAEDSLERIFDRFEQARTKANRTVRGTGLGLAICRNIVESHGGRIWCEPCADGVRFMAVLPTEPPPELRQTEDSAEVPGPRRRESRGRVLVIEGEPEVGYIAKALMSARGYEVRLAFNAEEGLASARKHHPDMVLVSVRLPDVDGLRLAEILRHDPETRRAPLLLTSAFDERQRAFRAGADAFLVRPLTPDKLLATVDSLVRGRSGPAHGRVLVVDDDQKIAIICREVLENIGFDVMVAGSLDEGRRSLRERRPDVILLDVTLPDGDGFLFLEEIKAERASGHISVIFISARAETSSKVRALKLGGDDYLTKPFDALELGARVESVLRRKEQELSASPTTQLPGSTAIEREVQRRLVARRPFAFCYLDLDNLKAYNDYYGFAKADGVVRQTGDLMREIFAQEGVPGDFLGHVAGDDFVFIAAPESVDRVCQTAIETFDRIIPLYYDRQDRERGHIEAEDRFGERRRFPIMSVSIVAVMTDGTQDHAELARRAADMKKRAKAIQGSVYLRSDREQVVRSVAG; translated from the coding sequence TTGTCCGAGCTCCGCCACACGCTGCTCTTCGTCGACGACGAGGCCGACGTCCTGGACATCCTGTCGCGGATGTTTCAGCGCCGGTATCGCGTCCTCACGGCCCTGAGTGGGCAGGCCGCATTGGAAGTCCTACGTCGCGAGCAGGTCGATGTGCTCGTCACGGACCAGCGGATGCCGGAGATGACAGGCATCGAGCTGGCGGCGACCGCACGTGCCGAGGGCTTCGATGTCACCACGCTGTTGTTGACGGGGTTCACGGACCCCGACGACCTCATCGCGGCCATCAACCAGGGGCAGGTGTACCGGTACATCACCAAGCCCTGGGACGTGAACGACCTGCTCATCACCGTGAAGAACGCGGTGGAGTACACGCAGTTGCGGCGGGACAAGGAGCGGCTCATCCGCCAGCTCCATCAGCGCGTGGAAGCGCTGTTCGTGCTGTACGAGGTGAGCCGGGCCAGCGCGAACGACCCGGCCAGCTACGACAACATCATCGACCGCGTGCTCATCGCCGTGGCGCGGGTGCTGCCGTACGACTGCGGCGCGGCGCTCATTGCCCCGGATGAATCTCGCAGCGCGACGCTGCGGCTTCGCTGCCATGGCACCGTGGGCGAGCAGGCGCTGCTCGGCGTGAAGGAGTCGATGCTTGGCGCGTACCGCAAGAGCAGCGGGCTGTTGTTGCCCGAGGACCGGGTCATCACCCGCGTGGCGGGGACGACGACCCAGGACGCGGCGGCGCCCGCGGTGTACCCCAGCCAGCTCACGGTGAACCTGGTGGCCGGAGGCCGCCCGGTGGGCATGTTGTCGCTGTTCAGTCAGCGCGCGGACGCCTTCACCGAGGACGACGGCGTGCTGCTGGACGTGCTCGCCAACCAGACGGCGGACGCCATCCAGTCCCTGCGCTCGGCGGAGGAGGAAGCCCGCCACCGCATGGAGCGGATGGTGGAGTCCATGGCCGATGGCGTGGTGCTCACCGACGAGAAGAACGACATCGTGGTGATGAACCCCGCGGCGCGGCGGCTGCTGCGCGTGGGCGATGACCCGACGGAGCACACCAGCCGGATGATGGAGGAGCGGCTGGGCTTCCAGCCCTTCCACCTGGTGCGCGGCTGGGAGTACAGCGGCACGCAGGTGCTGCGCGAGGAGGTGAAGCTCTTCGACCGCCACGTGCAGACGACCACCACGCCCGTGAGCGACGCGCGCGGGACGCTGCGAGGCGTGTGCGTGGTGCTGCGAGACATCACGGACCAGAAGCGCCTGGAGGAGCGCAAGGACGAGTTCGTCTCCATGGTGAGCCACGAGCTGCGCACGCCGCTCACGTCCATCTCCGGCGCGCTGGACCTGGTGCTCAACTTCATGGCGGGCGACATCAACGAGCGGCAGCGCCGCTACCTGTCGCTCGCGCGGGACTCGACGGAGAAGCTCAACACCATCGTCGACGACCTGCTGGATTTGTCGAAGTTCGCCAAGGGCCGCCTGCGGATGAACTTCGAGGTGGCCTACCTGGACGAGCTCGTCCAGCGGGTGGTGGAGAAGTACGGCCCGGCCTTCGGCGAGAAGCGTGTGCTGGTGACGCCCAAGCTGCCGCGCCATCCGCTGCGTGTCCTCGCGGACCCGAACCGGCTCAACCAGGTCCTCAACAACCTGCTCAACAACGCGGTGAAGTTCACTCCGGAGGGCGGCGAGGTGCGCGTGGAGCTGCACGCCACGTCCAGCCTCCCCGGCTACGTGGTGCTCTCCTGCTGGAACAGCGGAGACCCCATCGCCGAGGACAGCCTGGAGCGCATCTTCGACCGCTTCGAGCAGGCGCGCACCAAGGCCAACCGCACCGTGCGCGGCACCGGTCTGGGCCTGGCCATCTGCCGCAACATCGTGGAGTCCCACGGGGGCCGCATCTGGTGTGAGCCGTGCGCGGATGGCGTGCGCTTCATGGCGGTGCTCCCCACCGAGCCGCCGCCGGAGCTTCGGCAGACGGAGGACTCGGCGGAAGTCCCGGGTCCTCGCCGGCGCGAGAGTCGCGGCCGGGTGCTGGTCATCGAGGGCGAGCCCGAGGTGGGCTACATCGCCAAGGCGCTGATGTCCGCGCGGGGCTACGAAGTGCGGCTGGCCTTCAACGCCGAGGAGGGCCTGGCGAGCGCCCGCAAGCACCACCCCGACATGGTGCTGGTGTCCGTGCGCTTGCCGGACGTGGATGGCCTGCGCCTGGCGGAGATTCTCCGGCATGACCCGGAGACGCGCCGCGCGCCGCTGTTGTTGACGTCCGCCTTCGACGAGCGTCAGCGCGCCTTCCGCGCCGGCGCGGATGCGTTCCTGGTGCGGCCGCTGACGCCGGACAAGCTCCTGGCGACGGTGGACTCGCTGGTGCGCGGCCGCTCCGGTCCGGCCCATGGGCGGGTGCTGGTGGTGGACGACGACCAGAAGATCGCCATCATCTGCCGCGAGGTGCTGGAGAACATCGGCTTCGACGTGATGGTCGCGGGCTCGCTGGATGAGGGGCGCCGCTCCCTGCGCGAGCGCCGGCCGGACGTCATCCTGCTCGACGTGACGCTGCCGGACGGCGACGGCTTCCTCTTCCTGGAGGAGATCAAGGCGGAGCGGGCCAGCGGCCACATCTCCGTCATCTTCATCTCCGCTCGCGCCGAGACGTCCTCGAAGGTGCGCGCCCTCAAGCTCGGCGGCGACGACTACCTCACCAAGCCCTTCGACGCGCTGGAGCTGGGCGCCCGGGTGGAGAGCGTGCTGCGGCGCAAGGAACAGGAGCTGTCGGCGTCGCCCACGACGCAGCTTCCGGGCTCCACCGCCATCGAGCGCGAGGTGCAGCGGCGGCTGGTGGCGCGGCGGCCCTTCGCGTTCTGCTACCTGGACCTGGACAACCTCAAGGCCTACAACGACTACTACGGCTTCGCGAAGGCGGACGGCGTCGTGCGTCAGACCGGTGACCTGATGCGTGAAATCTTCGCGCAGGAAGGGGTGCCCGGGGACTTCCTGGGCCATGTGGCCGGGGACGACTTCGTCTTCATCGCCGCGCCGGAGTCGGTGGACCGCGTCTGCCAGACGGCCATCGAGACCTTCGACCGCATCATCCCGCTCTACTACGACCGGCAGGACCGGGAGCGAGGCCACATCGAGGCCGAGGACCGCTTCGGGGAGCGCCGCCGCTTCCCCATCATGAGCGTGTCCATTGTCGCGGTGATGACCGACGGCACCCAGGACCACGCGGAGCTGGCACGTCGTGCGGCGGACATGAAGAAGCGGGCCAAGGCGATTCAGGGCTCCGTCTACCTGCGCAGCGACCGGGAGCAGGTGGTACGCTCCGTCGCCGGGTGA
- a CDS encoding sensor histidine kinase gives MRLYQQLVLFMLAATVLPLAAVGFLLLSSAEAELAARIDAEQRTQASATAEAVGASLMEVVDALARSAELINWQAATEAETVGGLRLLYGQSPAVSAVLKLDSQGQPVGAPVFRAQGLEGHPGFQADGVARMLSSVPVQQLRAGGKGQAALGSAYVLGESGRAAVTVAVKLAEGEDAPFALAEIVFAPLEAALRRRPPGALGRVDLVDEERRILASSEPERRMTTLAPELVAHLLAPVAMEPDSVRSFRVEGPPRRVSVARVTRGLRFDVVVEVDEASALAPVRAMRRTVLASIGAAFVVLLGFGALFTRRLNQRLSEVVQGAEAYGRGELDRRVAVRGQDELSELATTFNRMGEELEAARARMLSWNDDLRVRVDEATQELRSAQAQLLEAQKLAAVGQLGAGVAHEINNPLAGILGNVQLLMLDRGPADPDLTTLRKIEQSAKRCKEITQNLLRFSQQRERADLRPVDLNAVVRDALSLTEHQVLSDGVTLVTQLAPGLSRVRADPGHLSQVVLALLSNARTAMLKAPIRRLTLRTGQRDGSTFLEVEDTGKGISPDIRPRIFEPFFTTKDVWSNVGLGLSVSWRVVTEAGGTLTVRSEVGQGACFTVELPRA, from the coding sequence GTGAGGCTCTACCAGCAACTGGTCTTGTTCATGCTCGCGGCGACGGTGCTGCCGCTCGCCGCGGTTGGCTTCCTGCTCCTCTCGAGCGCGGAGGCGGAGCTCGCCGCGCGCATCGACGCCGAGCAGCGGACCCAGGCGTCCGCCACCGCGGAGGCCGTGGGCGCCTCGCTCATGGAGGTCGTGGACGCCCTGGCGCGCTCGGCGGAGCTCATCAACTGGCAGGCCGCCACGGAGGCGGAGACGGTGGGAGGGCTGCGCCTGCTGTATGGCCAGTCCCCGGCTGTCAGCGCGGTGCTGAAGCTGGACTCGCAGGGGCAGCCCGTGGGCGCCCCCGTGTTCCGCGCGCAGGGCTTGGAGGGCCACCCGGGCTTCCAGGCGGACGGTGTGGCGCGGATGTTGAGCTCGGTGCCCGTGCAGCAGCTTCGCGCGGGCGGCAAGGGACAAGCGGCGCTGGGGAGTGCGTATGTCCTCGGGGAGAGCGGCCGCGCGGCGGTGACGGTGGCCGTGAAGCTGGCGGAGGGCGAGGACGCGCCCTTCGCCCTGGCCGAAATCGTCTTCGCGCCGCTCGAGGCCGCCCTGCGTCGCCGCCCTCCTGGTGCGCTGGGACGGGTGGACCTGGTGGACGAGGAGCGGCGCATCCTGGCCAGCTCGGAGCCGGAGCGGCGGATGACGACGCTGGCCCCGGAGTTGGTCGCGCACCTGCTGGCCCCCGTCGCCATGGAGCCGGACTCGGTGCGCAGCTTCCGCGTGGAGGGGCCTCCCCGCCGGGTGAGCGTGGCGCGTGTCACTCGCGGGCTTCGCTTCGACGTGGTGGTGGAAGTGGATGAGGCCTCGGCCCTGGCGCCGGTGCGGGCCATGCGGCGGACGGTGCTCGCCTCCATCGGCGCGGCCTTCGTGGTGCTGCTCGGCTTTGGCGCGCTCTTCACCCGACGCTTGAACCAGCGGCTGTCGGAAGTCGTCCAAGGCGCGGAGGCGTACGGGCGCGGGGAGCTGGACCGGCGCGTCGCGGTGCGCGGACAGGACGAGCTGAGCGAGCTGGCCACCACCTTCAACCGCATGGGCGAGGAGCTGGAGGCGGCCCGCGCGCGGATGCTGAGCTGGAACGACGACCTGCGCGTGCGCGTGGACGAGGCCACCCAGGAGCTGCGCAGCGCCCAGGCCCAGCTCCTCGAGGCGCAGAAGCTGGCGGCGGTGGGGCAGCTCGGCGCGGGCGTGGCGCACGAAATCAACAACCCCCTGGCAGGCATCCTCGGCAACGTGCAGTTGCTCATGCTCGACCGCGGCCCGGCGGACCCGGACTTGACGACGCTGCGCAAAATCGAGCAGAGCGCCAAGCGCTGCAAGGAAATCACCCAGAACCTCCTGCGCTTCTCCCAGCAGCGCGAGCGCGCGGACCTGCGCCCGGTGGACCTCAACGCCGTGGTGCGCGACGCGCTCAGCCTGACGGAGCACCAGGTCCTCAGTGACGGAGTAACTCTTGTCACTCAGTTGGCTCCGGGCCTGAGCCGTGTGCGGGCGGACCCGGGGCACCTGTCCCAGGTCGTGCTGGCCCTGTTGTCGAATGCGCGGACGGCGATGCTGAAGGCCCCCATCCGGCGGCTCACGCTGCGCACGGGACAGCGGGATGGCAGCACCTTCCTGGAGGTGGAAGACACCGGGAAGGGCATCTCTCCCGACATCCGCCCCCGCATCTTCGAGCCCTTCTTCACGACGAAGGACGTGTGGTCCAACGTGGGGTTGGGGTTGAGCGTGTCCTGGCGAGTCGTGACGGAGGCGGGAGGGACGCTGACGGTCCGCTCGGAGGTGGGGCAGGGGGCCTGCTTCACCGTGGAGTTGCCGAGAGCCTGA
- a CDS encoding FecR domain-containing protein, with translation MAEPRPTRRQTPFYVGLVLILAALPLGWFLFLHHPPPPPPPPAPPVAPVSPPEEEKALELELTEVTGTVEVKEGDGSWRKASVGMSLRRNDKVRTDDGSYAVLIGGEVVEFRMDPGTEVSVEDLKPTISSVRLANGMATAIVRSGKRHTFEVKAAKSDAVAKLQEAGAFTMTSNGEGTVAVGTREGEVTLVGQGKVVIVRAGQQSVIRPGQAPSDPSPVPTSLLLKVDWPSERTRREKDLIVRGQTSPGSRVQVNDVRVTADADGRFERKVKLKEGSNTIDVRAVGVGRVEQRDKAELIVDTRPPSLKTDPDIWNQASDGAH, from the coding sequence ATGGCCGAGCCCCGCCCCACCCGGCGCCAGACGCCCTTCTACGTCGGCCTCGTGCTGATTCTCGCGGCCTTGCCGCTGGGCTGGTTTCTCTTCCTCCACCATCCACCTCCGCCGCCGCCTCCTCCCGCGCCGCCCGTGGCGCCCGTGAGTCCTCCGGAGGAGGAGAAGGCCCTGGAGCTGGAGCTCACCGAGGTGACGGGCACCGTCGAGGTGAAGGAAGGCGACGGCTCCTGGCGCAAGGCCTCCGTCGGCATGTCGCTGCGGCGCAATGACAAGGTGCGCACGGACGACGGCTCGTACGCGGTGCTCATCGGCGGCGAGGTGGTGGAGTTCCGCATGGACCCCGGCACCGAGGTGTCCGTCGAGGACCTGAAGCCGACCATCTCGAGCGTGCGGCTCGCCAACGGTATGGCCACCGCCATCGTGCGCTCCGGCAAGCGCCACACCTTCGAGGTGAAGGCCGCGAAGAGCGACGCGGTGGCGAAGCTGCAAGAAGCTGGTGCCTTCACCATGACGAGCAACGGCGAGGGCACCGTGGCGGTGGGCACGCGCGAGGGCGAAGTGACATTGGTGGGGCAGGGCAAGGTCGTCATCGTCCGCGCCGGCCAGCAGTCCGTGATTCGCCCGGGCCAGGCCCCGTCGGATCCATCCCCGGTCCCCACCAGCCTGCTGCTGAAGGTGGACTGGCCCTCGGAGCGCACCCGTCGCGAGAAGGACCTGATTGTTCGCGGGCAGACATCTCCTGGCAGCCGGGTGCAGGTGAACGACGTGCGTGTCACCGCCGACGCGGACGGGCGCTTCGAGCGCAAGGTGAAGCTCAAGGAAGGCTCCAACACCATCGATGTCCGCGCGGTGGGTGTCGGGCGCGTCGAGCAACGCGACAAGGCGGAGCTCATCGTCGACACGCGGCCCCCTTCGCTGAAGACGGACCCGGACATCTGGAATCAGGCCAGCGACGGCGCGCATTGA
- a CDS encoding TolB family protein, translated as MPRALALVTCLLPALSGAAPEVGELSGISKLVNGGPGDQTDPHVSGALVAYTSESGGQSEIRYHDLVAGTDQAIPNDGAFDFVSDVSGKTVVFTRVSTSSAIYTYDVGAGQPPVELAPQEGSSRRSAVVGGRTVAWQDFGYTGSTLEPEIAIYDLDKATLTRLTNDRMLDRTPSVAPDGKTVVWVKCDAQGQACDVWQARWSGSGFYSQALTGSEGEESQPDTNGDLVVYASTRMAEGVSDRDIYWKSVNGGTEQRLALPGPDANPSISGSLIAFERKDPAKGDFDIALYNLDTQTLYRLTDAPGDESLNDLSVSEDGTVRVVWTARENGDYNVHAFTFKLPGGNPCVDAAAVDGAAAPTPESVCLQPGKTPLLAALEVARTTGQPNAVSLGFYGKGAGVLCVDNGYSGERATSGWVWLDGAEIVDPSSFKPTVSLVARNVTLKGNTWLASLISGKAGSSFRIRVYGNASQCGALEAAPPSEEGAQRIPGQHVAPMSLDFGGVSSVTFVPEESERGVGCSTGGSSLAAAGLALVALWLMRPRREFVVVRRNKLRRSGRAL; from the coding sequence ATGCCACGTGCTCTCGCCCTTGTGACGTGTCTGCTTCCCGCACTGTCCGGCGCGGCTCCCGAAGTCGGTGAGCTCTCGGGAATCTCCAAGCTGGTGAATGGTGGACCAGGAGACCAGACGGACCCGCACGTGAGCGGGGCCCTGGTGGCCTACACGAGCGAGTCCGGAGGCCAGAGTGAGATTCGCTACCACGACCTGGTGGCGGGAACGGACCAGGCCATCCCCAACGACGGCGCGTTCGACTTCGTGTCCGACGTCAGCGGGAAGACGGTGGTGTTCACCCGCGTGAGCACCTCCAGCGCCATCTACACGTACGACGTGGGCGCGGGGCAGCCCCCCGTGGAGCTGGCGCCGCAGGAGGGCAGCAGCCGCAGGTCGGCGGTGGTGGGCGGCCGCACCGTGGCCTGGCAGGACTTCGGCTACACCGGCAGCACGCTGGAGCCGGAGATCGCCATCTATGACCTGGACAAGGCCACGCTCACCCGGCTCACGAATGACCGGATGCTGGACCGCACTCCCTCGGTGGCTCCCGACGGCAAGACGGTGGTCTGGGTCAAGTGCGATGCGCAGGGACAGGCGTGTGACGTCTGGCAGGCGCGCTGGAGCGGCTCGGGTTTCTACTCGCAGGCGCTCACGGGTAGCGAGGGTGAGGAGTCCCAGCCGGACACCAATGGGGACCTCGTCGTCTACGCCAGCACGCGCATGGCGGAGGGCGTGTCGGACCGGGACATCTACTGGAAGTCCGTCAACGGCGGCACCGAGCAGCGCCTGGCCCTGCCGGGGCCCGATGCGAATCCCAGCATCAGCGGCTCGTTGATCGCCTTCGAGCGCAAGGACCCGGCCAAGGGCGACTTCGATATCGCGCTCTACAACCTGGACACCCAGACGCTCTACCGTCTCACCGACGCGCCGGGCGACGAGAGCCTCAACGACTTGAGCGTGAGCGAGGACGGCACCGTGCGCGTGGTGTGGACCGCGCGGGAGAACGGCGACTACAACGTGCACGCCTTCACCTTCAAGCTGCCAGGCGGGAACCCATGCGTGGACGCGGCGGCGGTGGATGGCGCGGCGGCCCCTACTCCGGAGTCCGTGTGCTTGCAGCCCGGCAAGACGCCGCTGCTGGCGGCGCTGGAGGTGGCTCGCACCACGGGGCAGCCCAACGCCGTGTCCCTGGGCTTCTACGGCAAGGGGGCCGGTGTGTTGTGTGTCGACAATGGCTACAGCGGCGAGCGCGCCACGTCGGGTTGGGTCTGGCTGGATGGCGCTGAAATCGTCGACCCGTCCAGCTTCAAGCCCACGGTGTCGCTCGTGGCTCGGAACGTCACCCTGAAGGGAAACACCTGGCTGGCGTCGCTCATCTCAGGAAAAGCAGGAAGCTCGTTCCGCATTCGTGTCTACGGCAACGCGTCGCAGTGCGGCGCGTTGGAGGCGGCACCTCCGTCCGAAGAGGGCGCCCAGCGCATCCCTGGCCAGCACGTGGCGCCTATGTCCCTGGATTTCGGTGGGGTGTCATCCGTGACCTTTGTGCCCGAGGAGTCGGAGCGGGGCGTGGGCTGTAGCACGGGCGGGAGCTCGCTGGCGGCGGCGGGGCTGGCGCTGGTGGCGCTGTGGCTGATGCGTCCTCGGCGTGAGTTCGTGGTGGTGAGGCGGAACAAACTTCGGCGGAGCGGAAGGGCCCTGTAG